The Ignavibacteriales bacterium sequence AAGAAAGAGGATAGCTTGATTAGCAATTACAACAAACTGTGTTGAGATAAGAATAATTGCGAATAAAACAACGAAACTTTTTACAGACCGCTTCTGATCAATGTAGTGCTGAAGGTAAGAGAAGTTATAGATAACAGTTGGTATCGCTACAAGCTGAATGATAAATAAAAAATAAAGTCCTAATCCATCCAGCCTGATCCAATTATTAAATAGCAAAGCTTCATTGCTTGAAAGCGGCATAGAAGAAAAAAGTCCGGATGATAAAGTTGAGGTGAGTCCTAATACTAACCCAACAAGCAGAATAATATTTGATGTTATAAATGATTTCTTTTCGTTTTTGAATACAGCCAGTGGAACAATCGCCAAAAATTGAATGACAAATGCCGGAATAAATAAATAATTCCCAAGTGTTAATAAGTTATTCATTGATCATTATTTTTCTTTGTCTCTCGTTTCTTCAATTTTACTTATTATATCTAAAATCTCTTGATAATTAAGGCGGTTTTCCAGAGCGAAGCGGAACGTTTCCTTTGACAATAAGAAACTCAAATGTGCAATCAAGCTTAAGTGTTGTTTAATTGTCTGCGAAATCAGAAGTATAAGGGTGTGCACCGGCTTGCCGTCAATCGATTTCAGATCGAGTGGTTTCTTCGGAAAGAAAAAATTTATGAGCGGTTTATTTTTACCTACCATTAATGGAACTCTCGGATGCGGCAGACTAATTCCGTTTCCTATTGCGGTGCTCATTAATTCTTCTCTATTCTTAAGGAGCTGAATTATTATTTCCCGGTCTACGTTTTTTTCAAAATCAATTTTAGAAATCATTTGTTCTATATAAGATGTTTCCGAGAAAGTGCAGTTGTAATGAAATGATTCCCTGTCAAGCAAAGTATTTAGAGCTTTTATATGATATTCGCTTAATTTCTTATGGTCGGAAACATTGATCGGAAAATTACGCCCAAGAGCCCATTCAATAATCTGATGTTTATTAAAGAATACTTTTTCGTGAAGTATCTGGAAGGGGATCTCTTTCTTCTTAACTAACAGTTGAATTTCTTTTTCCGGTAGAATCAGCAGATGCGAAATATCTTTTATTGTAAGGTCCAATCTCTCATCTCAATTAACGTTAGTTTCATTTAGAATTATTTCAAACGGGTTGTGTTAATTAAAAAATTTAGTGTAACAAACTGTTGAAACTGTTAAAAAAACTGTTTCATTGATTAACCCCGCGATTAATCGCGGGGTTAGAAACATAAAGCATAATGTTAGAACCGTTTTAACGGTGTACATACTAATTCATACAACGGGTTATTTCAATTACTCTTTC is a genomic window containing:
- a CDS encoding PTS sugar transporter subunit IIA, with amino-acid sequence MDLTIKDISHLLILPEKEIQLLVKKKEIPFQILHEKVFFNKHQIIEWALGRNFPINVSDHKKLSEYHIKALNTLLDRESFHYNCTFSETSYIEQMISKIDFEKNVDREIIIQLLKNREELMSTAIGNGISLPHPRVPLMVGKNKPLINFFFPKKPLDLKSIDGKPVHTLILLISQTIKQHLSLIAHLSFLLSKETFRFALENRLNYQEILDIISKIEETRDKEK